In Alphaproteobacteria bacterium, one genomic interval encodes:
- a CDS encoding SGNH/GDSL hydrolase family protein, whose protein sequence is MAKRRPLKSLFLGDSFTVGTGLGKGLERQAFPFQLMERLREVELRLRKPKLYAVDGHTTTHLLGALDTAEPQSNPEDPNHRKGDYDLVVLSIGVNDFFRGMSVEHYKHHFRELLRRAIRFAKDDRSRVVVLSIPAWDASPSVHGKGGLKFRQGKYALVRQRMRSIGVAIRNLRISSRTVTVSKNAHTVQRQIKAARAYNRQTGIAAGIDSFNRAARGVIREINKEPSKRNREGVQYVDLTKMTRQEATVNGAPDPNLFAKDGIHYSGLMYEGWADAVSGVAQKALRKISANSAGRKIVAEYVRRGRAL, encoded by the coding sequence ATGGCAAAACGCAGGCCACTTAAATCGTTATTTTTGGGCGATTCTTTTACCGTCGGCACCGGTCTTGGTAAGGGATTGGAACGTCAGGCATTTCCATTTCAATTGATGGAAAGATTAAGGGAAGTCGAATTGCGTTTGCGCAAACCAAAATTATATGCGGTGGATGGACATACGACGACTCATTTGCTTGGGGCGCTGGATACGGCGGAACCACAATCCAATCCGGAAGACCCGAATCATCGCAAGGGCGATTATGATTTGGTGGTGCTATCGATTGGTGTTAATGATTTTTTTCGCGGCATGTCGGTGGAACATTATAAACATCATTTCCGCGAATTATTGCGCCGCGCGATCCGTTTTGCCAAGGATGACCGTTCGCGGGTTGTGGTGCTGTCTATTCCGGCGTGGGATGCGTCGCCGTCCGTGCATGGCAAAGGCGGATTAAAATTCCGCCAGGGTAAATATGCTCTCGTCCGGCAACGCATGAGATCGATTGGCGTTGCTATCCGTAATCTGCGGATTTCTAGTCGGACAGTCACTGTTTCAAAAAATGCGCACACTGTACAGCGTCAAATTAAAGCGGCCAGGGCCTATAACCGTCAGACCGGTATCGCCGCTGGGATTGATTCATTCAACCGCGCTGCCAGGGGTGTGATACGGGAAATAAATAAAGAACCATCGAAAAGAAATCGCGAGGGTGTTCAGTATGTCGATCTTACTAAAATGACGCGGCAAGAAGCGACAGTGAATGGTGCGCCAGATCCAAATTTATTTGCCAAAGACGGCATTCATTATTCGGGATTGATGTATGAAGGATGGGCCGACGCTGTTTCTGGTGTGGCACAGAAAGCGTTAAGAAAAATATCGGCCAATAGTGCTGGACGAAAAATAGTGGCAGAATATGTTCGGCGCGGACGGGCACTATAA
- a CDS encoding N-acetyltransferase, which produces MSLISLRPAVLEDASFVDRLTRLVMQSYVELTWTETSDIEAYFYKNRFNLATTKIIQLDGKDIGRVSVLINENKISIDNIHILPEYQNKGIGSGIIQKVIDEADIRNLPVVLHVLKVNPAKKLYYALGFNIEEDEIHRYYLKRPSQNEAALESAA; this is translated from the coding sequence ATGAGTTTGATTTCATTACGTCCCGCCGTGCTGGAAGATGCGTCGTTTGTCGACCGCCTGACACGGTTGGTTATGCAATCTTATGTGGAACTAACCTGGACCGAGACGTCGGACATTGAAGCCTATTTTTATAAAAACAGATTCAACCTTGCGACCACAAAAATTATTCAATTGGATGGCAAGGATATTGGCCGCGTATCCGTATTAATCAACGAGAATAAAATTTCGATCGACAATATTCATATTCTGCCGGAATATCAAAATAAAGGCATCGGATCGGGCATTATCCAAAAAGTAATTGATGAAGCCGATATCAGAAATCTGCCGGTGGTCCTGCATGTATTAAAAGTAAATCCCGCCAAAAAATTATATTACGCGCTGGGATTTAACATCGAAGAAGATGAAATACATCGCTATTACTTAAAACGCCCGTCGCAGAACGAAGCGGCGTTAGAATCTGCCGCCTGA
- a CDS encoding 30S ribosomal protein S1 — MARTSAVAKKETTPSTSTTGGEDFASLLKDFYDTRVASEGKVVKGLIVSIDGDYATVDVGLKSEGRIPLREFALSGQAPEIKAGDSIDVYIERYEDRDGMAVLSRERAKREESWTVLEKSHQSQERVTGVIFGKVKGGFTVDLNGAVAFLPASQVDIRPVRDVGPLMNTPQPFQILKMDRKRGNIVVSRRAILEESRAEARNELVSNISEGQILTGTVKNITDYGAFIDLGGIDGLLHVTDISWKRVNHPSEVLSVGQQVKVQVIRFNQENGRISLGMKQLEQDPWAAVQAKYPPQTRLKGRVTNIADYGAFVEIEPGVEGLVHVSEMSWTKKNVHPSKILSTSQEVEVMVLDMDLAKRRISLGLKQCMANPWDQIKEQFPSGAEFEGEIKNVADFGLFIGLIGDVDGLVHANDIDWNASGEEALKNYKKGDKVKVKVLDIDPEKERVALGIKQLTGDPFEGALSKIKKGDVVTCTITSVVDAGLEVTVVEGVTGFIRKGDLSRDRSEQRSDRFAVGEKIDAKITGMDKATRKVTLSVKAREIDEEKQAMEEYGSTDSGARLGDILGAALGRKSEAASEEKPKAAKKKKEKAESSDTAE, encoded by the coding sequence ACGCCACCGTGGACGTCGGATTGAAATCCGAAGGCCGCATCCCGCTTCGCGAATTCGCTTTGTCCGGCCAGGCGCCGGAAATCAAAGCGGGCGATTCGATCGATGTGTACATCGAACGTTATGAAGACCGCGACGGCATGGCCGTGTTATCGCGCGAACGCGCGAAACGCGAGGAATCCTGGACAGTTTTGGAAAAATCTCACCAAAGCCAGGAACGCGTTACCGGCGTTATTTTCGGCAAAGTCAAAGGCGGTTTCACCGTCGATTTGAACGGCGCCGTTGCTTTCTTGCCGGCTTCGCAAGTTGACATCCGCCCAGTGCGCGATGTTGGCCCGTTGATGAACACCCCGCAACCGTTCCAGATTTTGAAAATGGACCGCAAGCGCGGCAACATCGTTGTTTCCCGCCGCGCGATTTTAGAAGAATCGAGAGCGGAAGCGCGCAACGAACTCGTCAGCAATATTTCCGAAGGCCAGATTTTGACCGGCACCGTGAAAAACATCACCGATTACGGTGCGTTCATCGATTTGGGCGGCATCGACGGTTTGTTGCACGTCACCGACATTTCCTGGAAACGCGTCAACCATCCATCCGAAGTTTTATCGGTCGGCCAGCAAGTTAAAGTGCAGGTCATCCGCTTCAACCAGGAAAATGGCCGCATTTCCTTGGGCATGAAACAATTGGAACAAGATCCATGGGCAGCGGTTCAGGCGAAATATCCGCCGCAAACCAGATTGAAAGGCCGCGTGACCAACATCGCCGATTATGGCGCGTTTGTTGAAATCGAACCGGGCGTCGAAGGTTTGGTGCACGTGTCCGAAATGAGCTGGACCAAGAAAAACGTTCACCCAAGCAAAATCCTATCGACCAGCCAAGAAGTCGAAGTCATGGTTTTGGATATGGATTTGGCCAAACGCCGCATTTCGCTCGGCTTGAAACAATGCATGGCGAATCCATGGGATCAAATTAAAGAACAATTCCCATCCGGCGCCGAATTCGAAGGCGAAATTAAAAACGTCGCCGATTTCGGTTTGTTCATTGGCCTCATCGGCGATGTTGACGGTTTGGTGCACGCCAACGATATCGATTGGAACGCTTCTGGCGAAGAAGCCCTGAAAAATTACAAAAAGGGCGACAAAGTCAAAGTAAAAGTTCTAGATATCGATCCGGAAAAAGAACGTGTAGCGCTTGGTATCAAGCAATTGACCGGCGATCCGTTCGAAGGCGCTTTGTCGAAAATCAAGAAAGGCGATGTCGTTACCTGCACCATCACTTCGGTGGTTGATGCCGGTCTTGAAGTCACCGTCGTCGAAGGCGTTACCGGTTTCATCCGCAAGGGCGATTTATCCCGCGACCGCAGCGAACAACGCAGCGACCGTTTTGCGGTTGGCGAAAAAATCGACGCCAAAATCACGGGCATGGACAAAGCGACCCGCAAAGTCACTCTGTCGGTCAAAGCCCGTGAAATTGACGAGGAAAAACAAGCGATGGAAGAATATGGTTCGACCGATTCCGGCGCGCGTTTGGGCGACATCTTGGGCGCAGCTTTAGGACGCAAATCCGAAGCCGCCTCGGAAGAAAAACCGAAAGCCGCAAAGAAGAAAAAAGAAAAAGCTGAATCTTCGGATACAGCCGAGTAA